The Chryseobacterium oranimense genome contains the following window.
ATCCTAAAAAAGTAAAAATAGGACAGGTGATTGGAAAAGCGCTCCAGGACTACGACCAAAACTCTATTGGTAAAATTAAAGTATTGGTAAACATTAAATAAACTATCATGAAATCACTATATATCATTGCATTTTTAGCATTAAGCATGTCTGCTTATGCTCAGGAAAACAAGAAAGTTCAGGAATCCGAAGATCAGGCGCAGGTCGTGAAACAGCTCAGAGAACGGGAAGCCCAGCAGGCAAAAGATCTTCAGGAAAATATGCCTAAAAAACAGGCTGTAACAACTCTGGCTTCAGAACAGGGACTTGAAGTAAAAAAGCAGGACGCAAAAGCGCAGAATTCCAGCTCAAATAATTCTTCAGGAAAGCTACTGCCCAATACGGCAACATTAGCTGAAATAAAAGCTTCTATTCCCAACAGACAGGCATCCCGAACCACTACAGCGAATTCTAGGAACACAAATAGTAATGTCATTGGTCTGCCCAATACGGCAACCTTAGAAGAAATTAAGAAAAGCATTCCAAAAAACTGATAACATAACCAGATTTCAAGCAAAAAGTCCGTTCCAGCGCGGACTTTTTTTATTTTCAGGTCCAGTGTTTATTTTCATAGTCAAGCTTCCCCTTTTCTAGGCTTAAAACTATACTTTAATCCCAGTCTGCCGCTACAAATTTCATAGAATTTCCTTTGTCATCAGACAGGGTCAGGAAATGTCCTTCTATGGAATAATGAGTCATTTTATCGAATTTTTGGGTGAAAGCTGTTTCCAGTTCCATATTCTGACAGGCTTTCAACGTACTTCCTACTCCTGAGATTTTTACTTTTCCTCCGTTTTTAAATTCGGAAGTAAAAAACATACTGTTGCATCCCATATGGGCAGCCCCTTTTATTTTTCCCTTTTCCATAGCCCCTGTCAGGTTAATTTCAGCCTTATTTTTAATCAGTTCTTCTTTGGAAAACCGATCAAAAGAAACTAACATCCACTGTCTCTGAAGGGACGGATTTTTTTCAGGAACTGCAGAGCAGTTTATCAATGCTCCCAAAAATAAAACTGCAAAAAATGCTGTAAGTATTTTTTTCATGTGGGGTATCCTTCCATTTTCATACCATTCCGGGACAGAATATCGTAAAAATTAGTAAATTAGCGACACAAAAATTATTTTATAAAATGAAAAGACTATTTCTACTGTTCACTTTCTTGTTGGGCTTTGCCCAGATGAGGGCGGATGAGGGGATGTGGCTGTTAATGCTCATCAAAAGACTTAACGGGGTCGACATGCAAAAAGAAGGACTGCATTTGACACCTGAAGAAATTTATTCGGTAAACAATTCAAGCTTAAAGGATGCTATCGTAAGTTTTGGAGGCTTCTGTACAGGAGAAATTGTTTCTGACAAAGGACTTATCTTCACGAACCACCACTGTGGTTACGGTGCTGTTGCTGCTGCTTCCACTCCGGAAAAAGATTATCTGAAAAACGGATTCTGGGCTATGAAGCAGAAGGATGAGTTCAATGCAAAGGATCTTTATGTAAGATTTTTGGTAAGAATGGATGATGCTACACAAAGAATCAATTCCAAGCTTAACAACAATATGACCGGAGCAGAGAGAAAAGCAGTCATTGATGCTGAAACAAAAGCAATCCAAACTGAAAACTCTGAAAACGGAAAATATACGGTAGTGGTAAAAGATTTCTTCAATGGAAACGAATTCTACTATTTCGTATATCAGGATTATAAAGATATCAGATTGGTAGGTGCACCCCCTTCATCATTAGGTAAATTCGGAGGTGATACAGATAACTGGGAATGGCCAAGACATACTGCTGACTTCACTGTATTCAGAGTGTATGCAGATGCAGCAGGAAACCCAGCGGAATTTTCACCAAGCAACGTTCCGTTGAAGCCTAAGCACTTCCTTCCTGTTTCTCTTAAAGGTATTAAGCCTGGAGATTTCTCTATGATCTTAGGATACCCTGGAAGAACAAACCGTTACCTTACTTCTTACGGAATCCAGCAGATGGTTAACAAAGACTATCCGGCTTGGGTAGAAGCTTCCAAACTGGCTATGGATGTTATGAAAAAGTATATGAACAAGGATAAAGCAACTCAGCTTAACTACGCTTCTCAATATGCTTCTGTAGCCAACTACTGGAAAAACAGACAGGGAACTATCGATGCAGTAGACAAAAACGGAACGATCTCTGATAAGCAAAAGATCGAAGATACTTACAGAAAATGGTCTGCACTACCTGGAAATTCAGAATATGACGGTGTTTTAGAAGATATTGGAGCTTATTACAAGCAGGTTTCCGACAGAAATGTTGAAAGAAACTATGCTACCCAGTTTTCCAGAAATGCAAAATATATTAGTCTTGCCCTACAGGTAGGATCTGTTCTTAAAGCTTATGCAGCTCAGGATATGCAGGGAAGATTGGCAATGAAGCCTAAAACTGAAGCGGCAATCAAAGCAGCTTACGAAAACTTCAGCCCATCTCTGGAAGGAGAAATGCTTGCTTCTATGGCTGGTCTTTACCAATCCAGAGTAACGAATAAAGAAGTGGCATCTGCTACTATTTTAGGATTAGATTCCAAAACTCTTTCCAACGTAGCCTATGCTTCAATTTTCGCAAACAAGACTTCTGCAACGAACTTCATATTGAACCCGGATGCATTGAAACTTGATGCCGACCCACTTTGGAAAATCGCCAATGGAATTGTTGCCGATCAGAAAATGATGATGGAGAAGTATTCTAAAGTTGATGATAACTTTAACAAGAACAACCGTTTATTCTTAGCTGGATTAATGAAAGCTATGCCTGAGAAAAAATTCTATCCGGATGCTAACTCTACCATGAGATTAACTTACGGAACGGTAGATAAACTTCCTGTAAGAAATGACAGAAACTACTTCGGAGTTACAGACAACTACTATACGGATATGACCGGTCTTGTAGGAAAATACAAGAAAGGAGATGAAGAATTCGACCTTCCTCAAAGAGTGATCGATCTTTATAACCTTAAAGATTTCGGTCAGTATGCTGATGCTGCAGGATATATGCCTGTAAACTTCCTTTCAAACAATGACATCACGGGAGGTAACTCCGGTTCTCCAGTAATTGACGGAGATGGAAACCTTATCGGTATTGCATTCGACGGAAACAGTGAAGCATTAAGCGGTGATATCGTATTTGAACAGGACTGGCAGAAAACAATTAACGTAGATGTACGTTTTGTTCTTTGGACAATCGACAAATATGCAGGAGCAAGAAGGCTGATCGATGAATTAAAGCTTGTAAGAGGAGAAAATACACCTCCTGATACAAAGTCTAAAAATTCAGGGACTACCCAAATGCCTAAGAAAGCAAAAAAAGTAAAATAATCTTTTTTGATATATTTTAAAAACCGTGAATTTACGTTCACGGTTTTTTTATTTTTGAACTTTAATCTTTATGATGAAACAGAAAATAGAATTTACCGGAATTATAAAGCAAAACGGATCCATGAATGCCGCTTTTGTAGAGTTTCCTTTTTCTACGGAAGACCTGTTCGGCAAAAAAGGGCAGGTAAAGATCAAAGCCCTATTTGACAATAAAGTGGAATACCGGGGCAGCCTTGCCAAAATGA
Protein-coding sequences here:
- a CDS encoding META domain-containing protein, translated to MKKILTAFFAVLFLGALINCSAVPEKNPSLQRQWMLVSFDRFSKEELIKNKAEINLTGAMEKGKIKGAAHMGCNSMFFTSEFKNGGKVKISGVGSTLKACQNMELETAFTQKFDKMTHYSIEGHFLTLSDDKGNSMKFVAADWD
- a CDS encoding S46 family peptidase, whose product is MKRLFLLFTFLLGFAQMRADEGMWLLMLIKRLNGVDMQKEGLHLTPEEIYSVNNSSLKDAIVSFGGFCTGEIVSDKGLIFTNHHCGYGAVAAASTPEKDYLKNGFWAMKQKDEFNAKDLYVRFLVRMDDATQRINSKLNNNMTGAERKAVIDAETKAIQTENSENGKYTVVVKDFFNGNEFYYFVYQDYKDIRLVGAPPSSLGKFGGDTDNWEWPRHTADFTVFRVYADAAGNPAEFSPSNVPLKPKHFLPVSLKGIKPGDFSMILGYPGRTNRYLTSYGIQQMVNKDYPAWVEASKLAMDVMKKYMNKDKATQLNYASQYASVANYWKNRQGTIDAVDKNGTISDKQKIEDTYRKWSALPGNSEYDGVLEDIGAYYKQVSDRNVERNYATQFSRNAKYISLALQVGSVLKAYAAQDMQGRLAMKPKTEAAIKAAYENFSPSLEGEMLASMAGLYQSRVTNKEVASATILGLDSKTLSNVAYASIFANKTSATNFILNPDALKLDADPLWKIANGIVADQKMMMEKYSKVDDNFNKNNRLFLAGLMKAMPEKKFYPDANSTMRLTYGTVDKLPVRNDRNYFGVTDNYYTDMTGLVGKYKKGDEEFDLPQRVIDLYNLKDFGQYADAAGYMPVNFLSNNDITGGNSGSPVIDGDGNLIGIAFDGNSEALSGDIVFEQDWQKTINVDVRFVLWTIDKYAGARRLIDELKLVRGENTPPDTKSKNSGTTQMPKKAKKVK